The following is a genomic window from bacterium.
CGTCTATTTCCTTTCCTCCATAACGGCCATCATCTTCTGAAGGCCTTTGATGCCCTTTATTTTGTGCGCCCCCAGGTCCAGGCGGCCCCTGGCCAACATCTTCGAGGCGAAACCGAGCTGACCCAGGGCCTTGAAGATGCCCGTGCGGAAGTAGAACTTCAGCATGAGCAGGAATTCCGAGGAGACGCCGTACTTGTCGATGATGGAGTTGAAGGCCGTGGCCAGCTCGTGCCCCTTCTTGACCCGGGGAATGATTCCCTCGTCCTCGCCCAGCCGTTTGAGCTGGTACATGATGTCGGTCCAGGGGATGCCGGCCGGGCAACGCACCGTGCAGGAGTAGCACGAGGCGCACAGCCACACGGAGTTGCTCACCAGCACGTCATGGATGATGTTGGCCCGCAGGGCGGCGACGATCTGTCGCGGGGTGAAATCCATGG
Proteins encoded in this region:
- a CDS encoding 4Fe-4S dicluster domain-containing protein, which gives rise to MRVIDGKEEGRELTKRFLEEVMLIPNGEKVNTCIQCGTCSASCPTGYAMDFTPRQIVAALRANIIHDVLVSNSVWLCASCYSCTVRCPAGIPWTDIMYQLKRLGEDEGIIPRVKKGHELATAFNSIIDKYGVSSEFLLMLKFYFRTGIFKALGQLGFASKMLARGRLDLGAHKIKGIKGLQKMMAVMEERK